Proteins found in one Aspergillus puulaauensis MK2 DNA, chromosome 8, nearly complete sequence genomic segment:
- the HYD5 gene encoding fungal hydrophobin (COG:S;~EggNog:ENOG410PRB3;~InterPro:IPR010636,IPR036686;~PFAM:PF06766;~SECRETED:SignalP(1-20);~go_component: GO:0005576 - extracellular region [Evidence IEA]) translates to MVNLLQAIVSVSVGAIVASAVPLQPRANDVCPGTLYGNPQCCSIDVLGTADFDCSPPSSQPTSVDDFKTICGSEAKPAKCCTIPVAGLSSLCMNA, encoded by the exons ATGGTCAACCTTCTGCAAGCTATTGTTTCTGTCTCTGTCGGAGCCATCGTGGCTTCTGCAGttcctctccagccgcgCGCCAACGACGTTTGTCCCGGAACTCTCTACGGGAATCCTCAATGCTGCAGTATTGATGTTCTCGGTACAGCGGACTTTGACTGCAGCCCCCCCAGTTCTCAGCCTACTAGCGTTGATGATTTCAAGACAATCTGTGGTTCTGAGGCTAAACCCGCGAAGTGCTGCACTATTCCG GTTGCCGGCCTAAGTTCGCTCTGCATGAATGCTTGA
- a CDS encoding uncharacterized protein (COG:C;~EggNog:ENOG410Q1S7;~InterPro:IPR036188,IPR002938;~PFAM:PF01494;~go_function: GO:0071949 - FAD binding [Evidence IEA]), translating into MTKSQPLRVVIVGAGFAGLTAAIALGREGHRVVVLEKSRFNKETGAAINSAPNCTKMLEWLGVNVKEHGGTLLGEMCRYDHEGEWKYSQEFGPVRQSWQAEYYFIHRADLHTALKQQAQKVATIHTGCRIVSVGVSSDNPSVVLDDGRVFAADLLIGADGLHSVVRKQIAPSSSQPYPTDKACFRWLLPTNEIRTLDVTKNIIQPGRFIEWTSGTTRLVVYPCSNNEVLNLCAFIPTAQVEAAGNASSREIVMREFDEYCPTVQKLVESTDEGLKAWQLYDMDPLPRWVSRRAALIGDAAHPFQPFLGQGGAMAIEDGVSLATFLPLGTAPSEIPGRLELHEKARRPRVEMALKYTRMNAGDEDGSSERRITAAEMIGFMGALFSHDELVHSETILQESLVGSGSNT; encoded by the exons ATGACAAAGTCACAGCCATTAAGGGTCGTCATTGTCGGCGCTGGCTTTGCCGGTCTCACGGCTGCTATTGcgctggggagggaggggcATCGGGTTGTG GTGCTGGAAAAGTCCCGCTTCAATAAAGAAACCGGGGCTGCGATTAATTCGGCGCCGAATTGTACCAAGATGCTAGAGTGGCTTGGTGTCAACGTGAAGGAGCATGGTGGGACTTTGCTGGGAGAG ATGTGTCGATATGACCATGAAGGGGAATGGAAGTACTCCCAGGAATTTGGCCCTGTTCGGCAGTCATGGCAGGCT GAATACTACTTTATACACAGAGCCGATCTACATACCGCCCTGAAGCAGCAAGCCCAGAAGGTAGCGACAATCCATACCGGGTGCAGAATTGTCAGCGTCGGCGTGTCCAGCGATAACCCCTCTGTCGTGCTCGATGACGGGCGGGTCTTTGCGGCTGATTTATTGATCGGTGCTGACGGTCTTCAT TCCGTCGTGCGCAAGCAAATCGCACCCAGCTCGTCGCAGCCCTATCCTACAGACAAAGCCTGCTTCCGGTGGCTTCTCCCAACAAACGAGATTCGAACCCTTGACGTGACCAAGAATATTATCCAGCCCGGGCGATTCATAGAGTGGACCTCAGGAACAacaaggctggtggtgtaTCCTTGTTCAAACAATGAGGTTCTCAACCTGTGTGCCTTTATACCTACGGCGCAGGTTGAGGCTGCAGGAAACG CAAGCAGTAGAGAAATCGTGATGAGAGAGTTTGACGAGTATTGTCCTACCGTCCAGAAGCTCGTCGAAAGCACCGACGAAGGCTTGAAGGCCTGGCAGTTATACGACATGGACCCTCTACCACGCTGGGTCTCTCGACGCGCTGCTTTGATCGGGGATGCAGCTCACCCATTCCAACCAT TCCTCGGCCAAGGAGGCGCAATGGCGATCGAGGACGGCGTTTCACTGGCAACTTTCTTGCCCCTGGGCACGGCCCCGAGCGAGATACCAGGTCGTCTAGAATTGCATGAGAAAGCGCGTCGCCCGAGGGTCGAGATGGCGCTGAAGTACACTCGGATGAACGcgggagatgaggatggctCATCGGAGCGTCGTATCACTG CAGCGGAGATGATAGGATTTATGGGGGCTCTTTTCTCGCATGATGAATTGGTGCATTCAGAAACTATTCTGCAGGAAAGCCTGGTTGGTAGTGGTTCCAATACTTAA